The DNA sequence CGGAAAGCCCCAGCTCCAGGGCCTTCTTCTGGGCGAAGGCCCGGTACCCCACCCCCTGCACCCGTCCCTTGACCAGGGCCACCATCCGCGCCATGCCCCTATCCTAAGGGGTTTGCCACACGGCTTTCATGCCCCCTGGGTATCCTGAGGGCGTGAGGCGGTTCTGGCCCCTCTTCCTCCTCCTGGGGGTGGGGCTTCTTCTAGGGTTTCCCCCCGTCCTGGACTACGCCCTGCGGCGGGCCCTTCCCCTTTTGGGCTTCTCCGGCACGGTCCAGTCCGTCCGGGGGCATCTGCTTTGGGGCCTCCGCCTCGAGGGGGTGGACCTGGCCTCCCAGGACCTCGCCCTCCAGGCGAAGAGGCTCTGGGTCTCCTACGACCTTCTGGGCCTCCTGAAGAGGGAGCTCCCCTTAAGCCTCCGCCTGGAAGGAGCCCGCCTCCGGCCCACCTGGGAGGCCCTGTTTCCCGAGGCCCCCGGCCCCCCTCCTCCCGTGCGGGTGGTCTTCCGGAGCCTCCGCCTGGACGGGGTGGAGGTGGAGCTTTCCCGGGGGAAGCGGCTCCTCCTCCCCCCCCTCCGCCTCACCTTGAGCGGGGAGAACCCCTACCGCTTCCTGGCCCGCCTCCCCGGGGGAAGCCTGCGGGGGGAGGCCCGGGCCCTGGACGGGACGCTTTCCGCCTGGGAGGTGCGCTACCGGGGGGAGCTCAAGGCCCTCTCCTTCTACTACCCGGAGGTCCTGGGGGGAGAGGCCGAGGGGGTGTGGCGGGTCGGCCCCTCGGGGGTGGAGGGGGAGAACCGGATCTCCCGGGGGAGGCTCCGCCTGGTGGGCTTTCCCCTTTCCGGGGTGGAGGGGCCGGTGGTCTTCCAAAAGGGGCGGCTGGAGGCCCGGCTGAAGGGGGTGGGGCTGGAAGGGCCGGTGGAGGCCCAGGCCGAGGTGGACCCGGAAGGCCAGCGCTACCGCTTCCAGGTGCGGGCCCGGCCCAGCCTACCCGCCCTGGCCCGCCACTTTGGCCTGGCCCTGCCCCTCGAGGGCCAGGGGGTCTTGGACCTGGAAGGGGAGGGGTGGGAGAGGCTGCGCCTTCTGGGAAGCTACTGGGGGACGGGCCGGTTTCTGGGGCAGGGGCTCGCCCTCTCGGGCCGCCTGGGGTTTGACGGGGCCTTCTGGCTCACCGGGGAGGCCCAAAGCCGCTACCTGGACCGGGCCTACCGGCTGGCCCTGGACCTGAGGGGAAGCCGGTACCGGGCCCTCCTCCTGGACGAGCTGGGCAGCCGGGTGGAGCTTAAAGGGGAAGGCGTCCGCACCCAGGCCCAGGGGGAGGTGGTCTGGCCCAGGCCCCTCCAGGGCCGGGCCCGGGTCTATTTCCAAAGCCAAGGAAGCGACTGGAAGGCCCGGGTGGAAAGCCCGGGGGTGGCCCTGGCCCTGACGCCGGGGCTGGACCTTTCCGGGAGCCTGGAGGGCCGGGGAAGCCAGGTGCGGGGCCGGCTGGGACCCCTGGGCCTGGAAGGCCGCTGGGACGACCTCCGGCTCGCCCTTGCCCCCACCCCCCTGGTCCTGGGAGGGGTGCAGGGGGAGGGGCGGCTTAAGGGGGGCCGCCTCGAGGCCCGCCTCCGGTACGACTCCCCGTACACTGCCCTTTTCCTTCGCCTCTGGCAGGAGAAGGAGGGGTTCTACCTCTTTGCCTTCTCGGAAGAGGGCGGGGGCCGGGGCACGCCGGTGGCCTACGGGACCTATCGGGAGGGGGCCTTCCGGCTCGAGCTCAAGGGGCTTCCCGTCCAGGCCGGGGACCGGTTCTTGGTCCGGGGCCAGGCGGTGTACCGGGAGGGGCTTTCGGGAAGGCTCTGGGTGGAGGGAAGGTACGCCAGGGCCCGGCTGGACCTTTTCACTTTTGGGGCGAGGGTCCAGGGGGAGGCCAAGACCCCCCTGGGGGTCCTCCCCTTCGCCGGGGTGTACGATCCAAAGGGGCTCCGGCTCCTTTCGGACGGGCTTTCCCTTACCTATCTTCCCTCCGAGGGCCTGCGCCTGCGGGGGCGTCTGGCCCTGGGGGGGCTCGGGCTCTGGGCCGACCTGGGCTACCGGCCGGGGGGGTTCTTCGGCCGGGCCCGGCTGGACTACCCCCCCTACCAAAGCCTCCTCCTCCTGGGGGAGGGTGGGCGGCTCATCGCCGAGGCCCAGGGCCTCCTGGAAGGGCGGGGGGAGGTCTACCCGGACTTCTCGCTTTCCGGCCGGGTGAACTGGAGCCTGGAGGGGCTGGACCTTCCCCCTTTGGCCTTCACCCTGGACCGGGGCGGCCTGCGTCTAGAAGGGGTGGGAGAGGCGGGACTGGATGGGCGGTTCTCCCTCCGGCTCCCCTTCCGCTACCGGGGGGAGGGGTTGGTCCTCGAGGCCGCCGGCGACCTTCAGGGGGGCTGGGTGCGGCTCTTTGGGCGGTTTGGGCGGGTGGAGGGGAGGGGGCCCTGGAGGGGGCTGGACCTCGTTGGGGCGCTGGAGGTGCCCTACCTGGGGGAGGGGCGGGTCTCTGGGCGGCTGGACCTTCTGGCCCTGCGTTCGCGGGTGAGCCTGGACTTCCCCCAGCTCTCTTTGGGGGTGGAGGGGGAGGGGGGGAGGCTCCGCTTCGCCTTCCGGGGCCTCTCGGGGCGGGCCTGGGGGTCGGGGGTTTACGACGGGGCCCTCCGGTACGCCGCCTTCTTTGACGGGGCGGACCTTTCCCCCTTCGGCCTGCCCCTGGTCCTGGAGGGCCGGCTGGGGGACGATGGGGTGCGGCTCAAGGCTACTTCTCCCTACGGCCGGGCCTTCCTGGAGGGGGAAGGGCTTTCGTTCCCTTCAGGGGGCGGCGCCCTGCGGCTCCGGGTGGAAAGCCCCTACGCCTCCGGAGGAGGCGAGGTGGGGCTGGAGGGGGCGCGGCTCCGGCTGGCCCTCCGGCCGCCCTTCGCGGGGGAGGTGGAGGTGGAGGGGCCCTGGCGGGCCCTGGTCCTGCGGGGGGAGGGGGGGGTAAAGACGCCGGTGGGCCCCTTGCCCTTTACCCTCCTTGGGGGCCTGGAGGAGGGGCGGCTCCGCTACCAGGTGGAAGGCCCCCTGCGGCTTTCGGGGGAGGGGGCCTCCTACCGGGGGGTTCTGGACCTGCCCTTCGGGGCCCTGGGCCGGGAGGGGCGGCTTTTGGCCTCCTTGGAGGGGGAGGGGGTGCGGTTCCGGGTCCGGGGGGAGGGGGCGTGGGCTGGGCTGGACTTCCGGCTGGACCTTGCTGGGGAGGGGCCTGACCTGGGTGCGCTTTCGGGGAGGCTGGAGCTTCCCGAAGGAAGGGTAGGGCTGGAAGGGGGCAGGGCGCGGCTGGACCTGGGCCTTGCCCCCCTGGCCCGGGCCTTTGGGGTGGAGGCGGAGGGGCGGCTTCGGGGGGAGGTGGACCTGGAGGGGAAGGGGGAGGTCCTGGGGGAGGGGAGGGAGGTCCTGGGGGAGGGGAGGGCCTACGGGGAGGGGTTCCGCCTGGCCTACCGGGACCGGGTCCTGGAGGTCTATCTGCCGGGGCGGGGCCTGGGGCTGGGCCTGAGCGAGGAGGCGGTCTGGGGCCTGGGGAGGCTGGAGGGCCGGGTGAACCTGCGCCCCTTTGAGGGTCGGCTTTCCTACGGGGCCCTTTCCTTGGCCCTCTCGGGGGAGGTCCTGCGGCCGGAGGGGGTGGTTTCCTTCCCGGGGGGGCGGCTTTCCTTCGGGGCGGACCTTTCCCGGGGGGAGGCTTGGGGGCGGCTTTCCTACGGGGCGCCTTGGGCGGAAGGGGAGATGGACCTGGTCTGGCGCCAGGGGGTCTACGAGGGGACGGGATGGCTGAGGAGCCTGGCCTACCTGCGGCAGGAGGGGCCGGTCCGGCTTACGGGGGAGGGGGTGCGGGCGCGGCTTTCCTGGGAGGCGCCCTTGCGGGTGGAGTTGTCGTACGCGAAAGAGGTCTTTTTGGCCCTTTCGGGGGAGGGAAGGGTGGAGGGGGTGGAGGTGCGGGCCGATCTGGCCTATGCGCCTTCTATGGGGTACCGGGGTGGGGTGTGGGCGCGGGGGTACGGGCTCTCTTTGGAGGGGCGGGGCCTTGCGGACGGGAGCCTGGGGTGGGAGGTTTCCGGAGAGGGGTTGCAAGGCCGGGGGCGGCTTGTGGGGCTGGACCTGGCCCTGGAGCTGGAGTACGCCCGGGCGCTGGGGAAGGCCCGCCTCGAGGCCCGGGCCCAAGGCGGGGGCAGCCTTCTCGGTCTACTAGAGCAAAAGCCCGGCGCCTTTCGCCTCGAGGGAGAAGGGGCCTTGGTGGGGGAGGCTCCTAAGCGGGAGGCCTTCACCTTCCTTTACGACGGGCAAATCCACTTCTCTGCCCCGGGGCTCGGCCTCTTCCTGGAGGGGGACCGGCTTAAGGCGGACCTGGACCAGGACCTGGCCCCCTTCGGCCTGCCCGTCCGCCTGAGGCTCAAGGGGGAGGGGCCCTGGCGGGAAGCCGTCCTCCAGGCGGAGCTCCGCTTGCCGCTCCCTTCGGGCGACGGGCCGGAGGGGACCCTTAAGGGGGAGGTCCGGCCGGGGGAGGGGAGGGCCTTCCTGGCCGGGGAGGTGCTGGGGGAGAGGCTGGAGGCCCTGTACCAGGGCGGGCTCCTTCTCCGCTTCCTAGGGCCCCGGCTTTCGGGGGAGGCCGTCTACCGGGAGGGGCTTTCGGGCCGGCTCCAGGTGGACCTGCCCCTGCCGGAAGGGGGCCTCCGGGGGGTGGTGGACCTGGAAGGCCTTTCCGCCCTTCTCCAGGGGTACGGGGCCTGGTCGGGGCGGGTGGAGGCCCGGGGGAGTCTGGGGCCCTCCTTGGACCTTGGGGCCGACCTGGCCTGGGGGGCGTACCGGCTCCAGGGGGCCTGGCGCTACGCGAAGGAGGTGGAGGGGACGGGGCGGCTCCAGACCCCCTACGGCCAGGTGCGCCTCGAGGGCCGAGGGGCGGGCCTGGACCTTTTGGGGGAGGGGCTTCCCCTCCTGGGCCGGGTGGAGCTTTTCCCCTTCTCCCTCTCCTACCGTTACGCCGGGGAGCTGCCCTCGAGCCTGGGCCGCCTGGAGGCCCAGGGGAGCTACCCCGGGGTCTGGCTCCAGGGGACCTACCAGGGCTACGGGAAGACCCTCCGCCTGAAGGGGGAGGAGGGCTTCCGCCTGGCCCTGGAGGGCGAGGGGGTGGAAGGGGAGGTTGGGCTTGGGGGGGTCGCCCTCCGCCTGGAAGGCTTCACCCTCGGCCCCCTCGCCCTCACCGGCCGCCTGGAGGGGCCCTGGAGCCGGGTGGACCTGGCCCTTAAGGCAGGGGCCTGGGGGCGGGAGAGCCGCCTGGAAGGCGTCTGGGACGGGGGGCTCGCCCTTAGGCTCTCGGGGGACCTGGAGGGGGAGGTGGCCTACCGGGGCCGGTGGTCGGGGGAGGTGCGGTTCAAGGAGGGGCGGCTCGCCCTCCAGGGGACGGGCCTTCCTGAGCTCATCGGGGAGGTCCTGGGGGCTCCCCTTCGCCTGGCTTATCCGGAGGCGGAGGTGGCGGGGCTTGGGGTGGACCTTGTGGCCCGGAGGGCCCAGGGAAGGGCCACCCTCTTCGGCGTGGAGGCGGAGGGCCGGGGGGAGGAGGTCTGGCTCGCCTACCCGGCCCTGGCCGCCCGGGGGGTCCTCCGCCTTTCGGACCTCTCCCTCCGGGTCTGGACGGACCGGGGGGAAGGGGAGCTGGTCTACGCGGGGGGGCGGCTCCAGGGGGTACACGCCCTCACCTACGGCCCCCTTTCCCTGCGCCTCGAGGGGGCGGAAGACCATGTGGAGATCTCCGGGCGGGTGGAGCCCACCCCCTGGTGGCCGGAGGAGGTCCAGATAGAAGGGAGGGCGGGCCTGGACCTGGGCTACGCCCTCCGCTTCCAGACCGGAAAGGAGGTGGGGGAGGTTTCGGGCCAGGGGACGGCCTTCCGCCTGAGGCTTTCTGGCCCCTACGGGGAGGGGGAGGTGGCCTGGCCTGAGGGGAGCGGGGCCCTGCGGCTGGACCTTCCCCTCCCTCCCCTGGAAAGCCGGCTCCGCTTGGAGCTTCGGGGCCTGGACCTAGAGGGGGTGCTGGAGGGTGGGGTGGGCCGGGTGGAGGTGTCGGGGCGGCTCTTGCCGCTTAGGCTGGAGGCCCGGCTGGAGGAGGCCCGGCTGGAGGACTTCCTGGCCCGCTACGCCCCTTACCTGCGCGGCCTGGCCTCGGGCCGCCTGGCCTTCGCGGAGGGCCGGCTGGACCTGGACCTGAAGGGCCAGGCCCAGGTGGGAAAGGTCCGCCTCCCCTTTACCCTCCTGGGCGGGGGAAGCCCGGGGGCCCTCCAGGGGGAGGGGCGGCTGGGGGAGAGCCGCTTCCAGCTGGCCTACCGAGACGGGGTCCTGGAGGGGTCGGGCCGGACCCAGGCCTTCCCCCTGCACGCCCTTTTGGCGGCGGTGGCGGGGCCCTTGGAGGGGGAGGCCTACTGGACCGGGGCCTTCCGCTTCCGCCTGCCCAAAGACCCCTGGCGGGCCCAGGCGGTCTTGGTGGGGGAGTACCTCCGGTTCGCAGGCGGCGGGGACGAGCTTTCCGGCCGGGCCGCCTTCCGCTTCCAGGAGGGACGGTTCAGCGTGGACGAGCTGGCCCTTTCTGGCAAGGGGACCTGGCGGGGCGGGGGGTACTGGAGCCGGGAGGGGGCGGACCTCTGGCTCTCCCTGAAGGACACGGTCTTCACCCCGGTCCTTCAGGTGGTCCCCGCCCTCAGGCCCTACGCCCCCGAGGGGAGCGGGAGCGTGGAGTTCCGCCTGGGGAGGGAGAACGGGGCCGAGTCCCTTTCCGTGGCCCTGGACGAGTTCCGCTTCAAGCTGGGGCCGGTGGAGGGGTACCTGCCCCGGGGGAGGCTCCTCCTGAACGGGGGGGCCCGGGCCGAGGGGGAGGTCAGCCTGCTCAAGCCCTTCCCCGGCAAAGGAACGCTGGGCCTCGAGGGGAACCTGGAAAGCTTCACCCTTTCCGCCCAGGGGAGGCTCTCGGTGCCGGGCCTAAAGGAGGACGAGCCCTTCCGGGTGGCTTTCCGCTACCCGAGCTACGGCCTGGAGGTCCGGTACGCGGACGCCCTGGTCCAGGGCACGGCCTACCCCCTGCGCCTCGCCGCCTACGGCACCCTGCCCGTCCGCTACCCCCGCTACTACCTCCTGGACGGGCTTGTGAAGGTCCAAAGCGCCTTCTTGTACGAGGAGAAGGGGGTCTACCACCTCACAGGGGACCTGGAGGTCCTGAAGGCCAGGCTGGGCCTCCCCGAGGGGGAGAAGGAGGTGGCCCTGCCGGCCGGGTCCGGTGGGCCTACGGGCGGCCAGGTCCCGCTGGTCTTTGAGGGCCTCCGCGTCCGGGCGGAGCGGGGGGTGGTCATCCAGGAGGCCCTGGCCCAGGCGGAGCTCTTCGGGGAGGCCTACCTGCAGGGCACCTACCAGGACCCCTACCTCACGGGGGAGGTGCGGGCGCTTTGGGGCAACTTCCGCCTCTGGGACCAGGTCTTCGTCCTGGACCCCCAGGAAAGCTACGTCCGCTTCACCCCCCAGGGGGGGATCCTGCCCGAGCTCCACCTGGTGGCCAAAAGCGCGGTCCGGGGCTACACCGTCCGCCTCGAGGCGGACGGCCGCTTCGTCCGGGAGGGGGAGCGGGTGCGGCTCCGGCTGGACCCCCGGTTCACCTCCGACCCTCCCCTGGACACCCTGGAGATCTACGCCCTCCTCACCCTGGGGACCACGGACGTGACCCGGCTTCCGGAGACCGTGCCCCAGGCGGTCCTGGGCGCGGCCTTCCAGAACTTCCTTTTGGGCCAGCTGGAGCGGGAGCTCTCCCGCGCCTTGGGCCTGGACCGGTTCCAGGTGGAGACCCCCCTCTTCCAGGGGGGAAGCCTGGAGGAGACCCGGTTCACCGTGGGCAAGTACCTGACCCCCGAGCTCTTTTTGGGCTACCAGGTGGACCTGAGGGGGGAGCAGGCCCTGGCGGCGGAGTACCGCCGGGACGGGCTCACCCTCACCTTCTCCACCACCTTGGCCGAGAAGCCCCGCACCCTCCTCGGCCTGGGCTACAGCCTGACCCCCAGCCTGGACCTCCTCTTCAACCTGGAGTCGGATGAGGCCACCCGGTTCAGCGTGGGGCTTTCCTACCGGTTCTAATACCACCCCATCCAGGCCCCGCGCCAGGATGGGGGCCCCGGTAAAGCCTTTCTCAAGTTTCCTGACCGATCCGCATGTGCGAAGGAAACGGCGGAAAAGGGTAGGATACATCCGTTATGCGCGCGCTGGCGAAGACGGAAAGGGCGAGCGGCCTAAGCCTGGTGGAGGTCCCCAAGCCCACCCCGGGCCCGGGGGAGGTCCTGGTCCGGGTGGAGGCGGCGAGCATCTGCGGGACCGACCTCCACATCTACAAGTGGGACGCCTGGGCCCAGGGCCGCATCCGCCCGCCCTTGATCACGGGGCACGAGTTCAGCGGGGTGGTGGAGGCGGTGGGCCCCGGGGTGAGAAGGCCCCAGGTGGGGGACCATGTGAGCCTGGAGAGCCACGTGGTCTGCCACACCTGCCCCGCCTGCCGGGTGGGGAACGCCCACGTCTGCCTGAACACCGAGATCCTGGGGGTGGACCGAGACGGCGGGTTTGCCGAGTACGTGGTGGTCCCGGCGGAGAACGCCTGGGTCAACCCCAAGGAGCTGCCCTTTGAGGTGGGGGCTATTCTCGAGCCCTTCGGGAACGCGGTCCACACGGTCTTCGCGGGGAGCGGGGTCTCGGGCCGGAGCGTCCTCATCACCGGGGCGGGGCCCATCGGCCTGATGGCCACCCTGGTGGCCCGGGCCAGCGGGGCCGGCCCCATCCTGGTCACGGACGTCAACCCCTACCGCCTGGACTTCGCCCGCCGCCTGGGGGCGGACCGGGTGATCAACCCCCTGGAGGAGGACCCGGTGGCGGTGGCCCGGGAGATGACCGGGGGTGGGGTGGAGGTGCTTTTGGAGTTCTCGGGGAACGAGCGGGCCATCCACCAGGGGCTTTCCGCCCTCCTGCCCGGGGGGGAGGCCCGGATCCTGGGCATCCCCTCCGACCCCATCCGCTTTGACCTGGCGGGGGAGCTGGTCATGCGGGGGGTGACCCTCTTCGGCATCGCGGGCCGCCGCCTCTGGCGGACCTGGATCGAGGGGACGGCCCTGGTCTACTCGGGCCGGGTGGACCTCACCCCCCTCATCACCCACCGCCTGCCCATGAGCCGCTACCAGGAGGCCTTTGAGCTTTTGGCCTCCGGACGGGCGGTCAAGGTCATCCTGGACCCCAAAGCCTGAGGCCCCGGTGCCCCCTGGCCTGGCTCGAGCCGGCGCGGGGTGCTATAACGGGTGCATGGGCAAAAGGGCGCTCTTTTTGGCCCTCCTCCTGGGCCTGGCCCAGGCCCGGGTGGAGGAGGTGGTGGGGGGCCTCGAGGTCCCCTGGGCCCTGGCCTTCCTCCCCGACGGGGCGATGCTGGTCACGGAGCGGCCGGGCCGGGTGCGGCTCGTCCAGGGGGGGCAGGTCCATACCTATCTGGAGCTTCCCGTCTACGCCCGGGGGGAGTCCGGGCTTCTGGGCCTGGCCCTCCACCCGGCCTTCCCCCGCGTCCCCTACGTCTACGTCTACCGGACGGTGCTCGAGGGGGGCCGCCTGCGCAACCAGGTCCTCCGCCTGCGCCACCTGGGGGAGCGGGGGGTGGTGGACCGGGTGGTCCTGGACGGGATCCCCGCCGCCGAGCACGGCCTCCACTCGGGGGGGCGGATCGCCTTCGGGCCGGACGGCCACCTCTACGTGACCACGGGGGAGGTCTACCAGCGGGAGCTGGCCCAGGACCTCGCCTCCTTGGGGGGGAAGATCCTCCGGATCACCCCGGAGGGGGAGGCCGCCCCCCAAAACCCCTTCCTGGGCCGGCCCGGGGCCCGGCCCGAGATCTACTCCTACGGCCACCGGAACCCCCAGG is a window from the Thermus filiformis genome containing:
- the tdh gene encoding L-threonine 3-dehydrogenase; translated protein: MRALAKTERASGLSLVEVPKPTPGPGEVLVRVEAASICGTDLHIYKWDAWAQGRIRPPLITGHEFSGVVEAVGPGVRRPQVGDHVSLESHVVCHTCPACRVGNAHVCLNTEILGVDRDGGFAEYVVVPAENAWVNPKELPFEVGAILEPFGNAVHTVFAGSGVSGRSVLITGAGPIGLMATLVARASGAGPILVTDVNPYRLDFARRLGADRVINPLEEDPVAVAREMTGGGVEVLLEFSGNERAIHQGLSALLPGGEARILGIPSDPIRFDLAGELVMRGVTLFGIAGRRLWRTWIEGTALVYSGRVDLTPLITHRLPMSRYQEAFELLASGRAVKVILDPKA
- a CDS encoding PQQ-dependent sugar dehydrogenase produces the protein MGKRALFLALLLGLAQARVEEVVGGLEVPWALAFLPDGAMLVTERPGRVRLVQGGQVHTYLELPVYARGESGLLGLALHPAFPRVPYVYVYRTVLEGGRLRNQVLRLRHLGERGVVDRVVLDGIPAAEHGLHSGGRIAFGPDGHLYVTTGEVYQRELAQDLASLGGKILRITPEGEAAPQNPFLGRPGARPEIYSYGHRNPQGLAWGEGALFSSEHGPSGEQGFGHDEVNLILPGGNYGWPRVVGQARDPRYQDPLYVWPAGFPPGNLAYLRGSLYVAGLRGEALVRLDLRKEGGGYRVLRAETVLSGYGRLREVQVGPDGALYLTTSNRDGRGRVRAGDDRILRFLP
- a CDS encoding translocation/assembly module TamB domain-containing protein; this translates as MRRFWPLFLLLGVGLLLGFPPVLDYALRRALPLLGFSGTVQSVRGHLLWGLRLEGVDLASQDLALQAKRLWVSYDLLGLLKRELPLSLRLEGARLRPTWEALFPEAPGPPPPVRVVFRSLRLDGVEVELSRGKRLLLPPLRLTLSGENPYRFLARLPGGSLRGEARALDGTLSAWEVRYRGELKALSFYYPEVLGGEAEGVWRVGPSGVEGENRISRGRLRLVGFPLSGVEGPVVFQKGRLEARLKGVGLEGPVEAQAEVDPEGQRYRFQVRARPSLPALARHFGLALPLEGQGVLDLEGEGWERLRLLGSYWGTGRFLGQGLALSGRLGFDGAFWLTGEAQSRYLDRAYRLALDLRGSRYRALLLDELGSRVELKGEGVRTQAQGEVVWPRPLQGRARVYFQSQGSDWKARVESPGVALALTPGLDLSGSLEGRGSQVRGRLGPLGLEGRWDDLRLALAPTPLVLGGVQGEGRLKGGRLEARLRYDSPYTALFLRLWQEKEGFYLFAFSEEGGGRGTPVAYGTYREGAFRLELKGLPVQAGDRFLVRGQAVYREGLSGRLWVEGRYARARLDLFTFGARVQGEAKTPLGVLPFAGVYDPKGLRLLSDGLSLTYLPSEGLRLRGRLALGGLGLWADLGYRPGGFFGRARLDYPPYQSLLLLGEGGRLIAEAQGLLEGRGEVYPDFSLSGRVNWSLEGLDLPPLAFTLDRGGLRLEGVGEAGLDGRFSLRLPFRYRGEGLVLEAAGDLQGGWVRLFGRFGRVEGRGPWRGLDLVGALEVPYLGEGRVSGRLDLLALRSRVSLDFPQLSLGVEGEGGRLRFAFRGLSGRAWGSGVYDGALRYAAFFDGADLSPFGLPLVLEGRLGDDGVRLKATSPYGRAFLEGEGLSFPSGGGALRLRVESPYASGGGEVGLEGARLRLALRPPFAGEVEVEGPWRALVLRGEGGVKTPVGPLPFTLLGGLEEGRLRYQVEGPLRLSGEGASYRGVLDLPFGALGREGRLLASLEGEGVRFRVRGEGAWAGLDFRLDLAGEGPDLGALSGRLELPEGRVGLEGGRARLDLGLAPLARAFGVEAEGRLRGEVDLEGKGEVLGEGREVLGEGRAYGEGFRLAYRDRVLEVYLPGRGLGLGLSEEAVWGLGRLEGRVNLRPFEGRLSYGALSLALSGEVLRPEGVVSFPGGRLSFGADLSRGEAWGRLSYGAPWAEGEMDLVWRQGVYEGTGWLRSLAYLRQEGPVRLTGEGVRARLSWEAPLRVELSYAKEVFLALSGEGRVEGVEVRADLAYAPSMGYRGGVWARGYGLSLEGRGLADGSLGWEVSGEGLQGRGRLVGLDLALELEYARALGKARLEARAQGGGSLLGLLEQKPGAFRLEGEGALVGEAPKREAFTFLYDGQIHFSAPGLGLFLEGDRLKADLDQDLAPFGLPVRLRLKGEGPWREAVLQAELRLPLPSGDGPEGTLKGEVRPGEGRAFLAGEVLGERLEALYQGGLLLRFLGPRLSGEAVYREGLSGRLQVDLPLPEGGLRGVVDLEGLSALLQGYGAWSGRVEARGSLGPSLDLGADLAWGAYRLQGAWRYAKEVEGTGRLQTPYGQVRLEGRGAGLDLLGEGLPLLGRVELFPFSLSYRYAGELPSSLGRLEAQGSYPGVWLQGTYQGYGKTLRLKGEEGFRLALEGEGVEGEVGLGGVALRLEGFTLGPLALTGRLEGPWSRVDLALKAGAWGRESRLEGVWDGGLALRLSGDLEGEVAYRGRWSGEVRFKEGRLALQGTGLPELIGEVLGAPLRLAYPEAEVAGLGVDLVARRAQGRATLFGVEAEGRGEEVWLAYPALAARGVLRLSDLSLRVWTDRGEGELVYAGGRLQGVHALTYGPLSLRLEGAEDHVEISGRVEPTPWWPEEVQIEGRAGLDLGYALRFQTGKEVGEVSGQGTAFRLRLSGPYGEGEVAWPEGSGALRLDLPLPPLESRLRLELRGLDLEGVLEGGVGRVEVSGRLLPLRLEARLEEARLEDFLARYAPYLRGLASGRLAFAEGRLDLDLKGQAQVGKVRLPFTLLGGGSPGALQGEGRLGESRFQLAYRDGVLEGSGRTQAFPLHALLAAVAGPLEGEAYWTGAFRFRLPKDPWRAQAVLVGEYLRFAGGGDELSGRAAFRFQEGRFSVDELALSGKGTWRGGGYWSREGADLWLSLKDTVFTPVLQVVPALRPYAPEGSGSVEFRLGRENGAESLSVALDEFRFKLGPVEGYLPRGRLLLNGGARAEGEVSLLKPFPGKGTLGLEGNLESFTLSAQGRLSVPGLKEDEPFRVAFRYPSYGLEVRYADALVQGTAYPLRLAAYGTLPVRYPRYYLLDGLVKVQSAFLYEEKGVYHLTGDLEVLKARLGLPEGEKEVALPAGSGGPTGGQVPLVFEGLRVRAERGVVIQEALAQAELFGEAYLQGTYQDPYLTGEVRALWGNFRLWDQVFVLDPQESYVRFTPQGGILPELHLVAKSAVRGYTVRLEADGRFVREGERVRLRLDPRFTSDPPLDTLEIYALLTLGTTDVTRLPETVPQAVLGAAFQNFLLGQLERELSRALGLDRFQVETPLFQGGSLEETRFTVGKYLTPELFLGYQVDLRGEQALAAEYRRDGLTLTFSTTLAEKPRTLLGLGYSLTPSLDLLFNLESDEATRFSVGLSYRF